ACTGTGAATGTATCTAAAAGACAGTGTGAGACTTTTTCATGCCAAAACAAAGGGGAGCTGAGTTTTTCAGACGTGTTTCAGGGACCACTGAAGTCAGTAAAAGACTTTGCAGTGATGTCTGTAAGATTTAGATTAGGATGCTAAAATACATTCTATTTGAGATGGATGAAATTTGCCAACTGATAAATCTTTCATGTGGTTATTCAGGAAATACAGACTGTGTGGTGCTGTTGTAGGATGGATACATTAATATTTAATCTAGCAAAGTAGTTTTGAAGGTAGATTCTGGTAGGACATCCTTTGGATCAACCAGTTTCACAGTGAAATTTGACATGGTTGCAAATTCTATTCCAGCATAAATTCTGACCAGTAGCTGCTGAAGTCCTGAGGAGCTTTCTCTTATGGGTCAGATTGTGGCTTCTGTTTCTGGGTCCTATGTTGCTTGCCACTATGTCTTTATTTTGGCTTTGTGCAGCTGAGAGGTACTGGGGAACTTCACTTAGTGAAAGGGCAGGTGAGAGAAATCAAATGTTAAAAAGATTCACTCGCATGAAATACGGAACAGTGACTTTTGTTACACAGTCCACCTGGTTTCAGCATTATCCTGTATTTTGGCATTATGGATCCACACCTTTAGAATCAAACTAGGTTGTCAACTGCTTGTTTGCCTCCTTCAAAACACTGCACCTGGTTTGCAGAGAGGAGAGTTGAAGCATGCACTTTGGTTCCTTATGTCCCTTCCATAACAACAATCTCAATTCCAACAGGTGATGCTGAGGGACTCTGGCTTCATATCGATGCTGCATATGCAGGGACAGCATTTGTATGTCCTGAATTTCGATTGTTCTTGGATGGAATTGAATATGCAGATTCCTTTACTTTTAATCCTTCGAAGTGGATGATGGTCCATTTTGACTGCACTGGATTTTGGTGAGTATagtcaaaaaacaaacaacaccaAAAGGATAGCATGCAAATTGCAAagtttttctctgcatttattttgctaACTCTAGTTCCTTCTACAATTGATAGGGTTAAAGATAAATACAAGTTATATCAAACCTTCAGTGTTAACCCTGTCTACCTCAGACATGCCAATTCAGGAGCTGCAATTGACTTCATGGTAAGTTATTATTTAAGATGATACTTTGTATTGCCTATAAAATGTTCAAACAGAGTGTGAAATTCCTCTCACATTCCGGAGTATGCTTATCTTATAGCTGGTCAGTACATAAACCAAATTATACTGACATCCTAATGCAGAGAAAATAGTCAAACTTTGCTGTGAGTCCTGGTTGTGAAGATTAATTATAAAATTGCTTTCAGATTGAAGTACTTAAGATTTTTACACAGATGGAGATCCAGCCTTGCCTTTCTAATGCAAAGGGTCATTTCTGTACCTTGTGTTGCTGAAGTAATTCCTACTGATGCCATTTTGGCTGGATTTCTTGTCTCTGGTATgtaataaaagagagaaaggagtaAGCAATGGAAACACCATGCTCTGAAACAGCAGGAGaatgaattacattttttctttagattAAGGTATTCATAGGAGAGCCAAGAGGCATTTCACTTCAGATACATCTTACAGCAGGTTTCAGTACAGTAATACAAAGGAATATTCACTGCCAATTATTTCTGCTATGATCTCACCCTAGTCCTGAAAAGATAATTGTTTTCTTGAAATCAATAGTGCTTTTCACGAGAGtggaaggagggatggaaaaAAAGGTACCGAGTCCCTCTTGTGGTTAAATTGGATTCTACACGTGATTGTGCAGCTCCCCTGAAATACTCCTTTACACGTTTTCTCACCCTTTTCCTTGCAGTAGATGTTACTTTGTCTGGAACTGTCTACCCCTGCATCAGCTCTTGCTGCTTATAGCTGATTTGGGAAAATGTTCAGAATGGCACTTAAATATGCAAATTACAGGAGCTGAAGTGAACACTCAGTCCTAGAATGTAAATGGCCACATCTTAAATTGATCATGCTCTTAAATGCAAACAGTTGTTGTTATTAGCTggtaattaatttaaaattctaagCATAGATAGGCCATAGATTAAGGGGAATAGCCAAAATCTTGTTTTTgcaaataattgaaaaatatgtggACACAGTGTTTCTTTGATGGCTGTTTCCTAGGCTTAGCAGATTTTCAGTAAGACAACACTATTCCTCTCAACAGAGGTTTCTGACCTGAGTTTGAAGCAAAAGATGTAGCAGTGGAAGGGGAActctcctttctgttttttctgcaCTCACTGAGGCACTGTTGTGTTTTCACAGCACTGGCAAATTCCACTGAGTCGTCGATTTCGTTCTTTGAAGCTGTGGTTTGTGCTTCGTTCGTTTGGGGTCAAAAAGCTTCAAGCTCATGTCCGACACGTATGTGAATTACCAGTGTGTTATGTTCAGTTCTTGGCAGGTGAGGTTAGTAAACtcagagacacagagatgggTAACAGAAATCCTCTCACACGCAAAGCTTGCATGTGAACACTGAATGTGTGCTGGTTTTACCCTGAAATAATCTGTAAAGACTGACTGTGTAGACAAAACATTTCTGGTCCCCCTTGTTGACAGCACTGGGCAATGGAAAGGGGCTTGGTAAGTCACTGCCTTCTGCAGTTCACTGAGCAATAATCTGGAGAAGCTTTCTTTGAGGCCAAATGGCACCTATCTGGGAGGCAGGCTGTGATGAATAGCTGAACCCATCACTATGAAAATGTACAGGCTTATGTCTCTGATGGAGTGTAAATACAAGGGGTCACTTTGTGGATCAATGGTTGCCACAAAAGGACTCTAATATGAGAAGGCAGATTCTGTTTTCAAACCTCCCTCTAGAAAATCCCTCTGTATATGCCAGTTACTCATGTTCATTGTCAAGGGTTTGGGCAAATAGAGACAGGCTTTAAAATTCTTAGCTTTgatgtaatttttctgtttgctcttATTCATGCATTGGAATGATGTGTTTTAGGAAGGAAAGGAATTCTTTTTAACTACCCCGTTTAGTGCCTTACAGTAGGTTTGTTACAAACCAacatataacttttttttttcctattaattaTAGGGTACTGAAACAGCCAAATTCTTTGAATCCTTGGTTAAACGTGATCCACTCTTTGAAATTCCTGCCAAGAGGCATCTTGGACTGGTTGTATTTCGCCTAAAGGTAAAGACTGGTCCTTTTGCATGTCTCTTTGGAatgaactgaccacagcttATCTCTCCTCAGACATTAAAAACTGTGAATAAATTTCCGTGTAAGAATTTGTGATTGGAATTCTTAGATATGTTTGGATGTCACTGGGAATTCTAACTAtagtggtttttttattattcatattTAAAACAGGGTCCCAACTGGCTGACAGAAAAACTCCTGAAAGAACTAAGCAGTTCTGGCAGGCTCTTCCTCATTCCAGCAACCATCCACGACAAGTTCATCATTCGCTTTACCGTAACCTCTCAGTTCACAACCAGGGAAGATATTCTGCAGGACTGGAGCATCATTCAACACACTGCAGCCCAAATCATTAGCCAGAATTATGGGTTACACTGCATCAATTCTGGTGATGGGACAGGAATCCCCACTACAGTAGTTCAGCCTAGTTCTGATGCCATTAGTAATGTCCCTCAGCTTTATTTAGATGGAGGGAAATACAAAACACCTTCCAGAAAAACAGTAGTCCAGCCCAAGAAGTCATCAGTGAGTCCCAGTACACGTGTGATTAGTCAGCAGGTGAAAGGTCAAGGGCATCCTCTGGATAACTGTTTTCCAGAAGATGTCCAAGATGTTACCAAACGTAAGTTAACCTCTTTTTTATTCAGTTATTTATCTGTTCAAGGCAAGAAAAAGACAGCACGTTCCCTTAGCTGCACCAGTGTGCCAATGACTGGTAATCTTGAGCAATGTaaccccaaagcagcagctgctgacaaGGAGTCTTGTGCAAATGCCAGAGTTCTTTCCAGGCTGCCTGAAGACATGATGATGTTCAAAAAAGGTGCCTTCAAAAAACTAATTAAGTTCTACAGTGTCCCAAGCTTTCCAGAGTGTAGCATTCAGTGTGGCCTTCAGCTACCTTGTTGTCCTCTGCAAGCCATTGTTTAACAAGTAAGAGAGCTTGGTCTTAGAGAAGGAACAGGTTTGCTTATTCACATGCAATACTACATGTTCTTTTGTTCAAAATGTAAGCAGTGGCAATGACCACTGAGAAAATTCCTTTGCTTTTACTGGTGAAAACCTCATGTATTTATAGATGAAAATGTCAAATAAATCTTGTAGGCATATAGCATGAAACTTTCTGTTTTGTAGACTGTGGTAAAGAAAATGCCAATTTCTACCTTATCAGTCCTGGTAATAAACAGTTTCCAGCTCGTAGGCTGGGACCACTTTGACAAAGTATGCTGGCCTCAGGAGGGGATAAACTATTTAGGTCTCTGTTTGCaccattgttttttttttggggggggggggttgatACCTGACTAGAACTCGCTAGACTGATGTGAGGATCTGTGTGTGCAGACAATGCCAACATTAATTCTGAACTATGCAAAAAGAAGGATGTAGCCTCTCTAAGAGATTTTGCTGCATTAGGGCAATTTTCCCAGAGTTAAatacagcagcactgccagtcCATATGTTCTAATCAACTACAGCAGGCTTTGTACAACCACATTGCAACAGCAGCTGCCCTTGTGTGAAGCACCTGTGACCTTCCTCAGCATTACCTAAGATCTGTACATCACAAATGCATgaggaaagagaggaggaatGATATTTCCCTCTCATAACAGAGAACTAAAGGGGCATTGTGGAAGAAAGGGTCTCCACAGAGCAAACAAATGTATTGCTACAAGAGGCCAATgatttttgtttataaaaaatTGTGGGGGGGAAATCTCTTAAAGAcaaatttaaattcagaaataGTACAGTTGAGTCAGGGAGCATGGTGATTACTAGGACATTATTCTGGGAAAGCACTGCTAGATCCTTGCTGCTTTCCTTGCAGTTGTTCCCAGACACCTACAGTCACCCCATCTTGAAGGCAGTGCACTCAGACAGATGGATCTTCCATCTGATCCAGAACAACTATTCCCAGCTTATATAAACAATGAGCCTGGTTAATGTCTAGACCCTTATACAACATCAGCTAAGCTCATCAGCTAAGGTACAGGTAGAGTTGGAATAGTTCTGTTTCATTAAAACAATCTCATACTCACACTTTATTTCTGCTAAAAAATCGATAACCACATTTCATATCACTTTTAATAGTGCTATGAAATCTTTCTGTTTACACAATAAAGCAATAAACACACAGTGAGGATGGCAGTCCATTTGTGCCTAGTCTTAGATGTTTAAATTTATATTCAGCAATAGGAAGTACTGACCCGAGTCAGACATATGTAATTTATAAACATATCTAATGCGCTAGTGAGTAACAAAAGTATGGTAAGATTTTAGCAAATCTTTTCACCACTTCCTGTCCTTTCCTCCAGCTGTTTCTCTGATTATGTAATTTAATAGTATTTAGACACTAAgaatcttttaaaatcttttctcttttaaaatatatattggCTTCTTAACTTGGAATACTTCATTGAAAGACTTTTCTGTCAGCAACAGACTAGAATGTGTATTTATGCAGAATAAGTATGTTGGCTCTATGTCTTTCAGGAAATACAGGGCAGAGGGCAATGCAGTAGGTAGTAGAAGTCAAAGATGAGCATGGAACACTGGAATTGCAAAACACTGTTTCAAGGAGTGATTCAAGAAAGAAATCTGAACCATTAGGATAAAGATAAATAATGTGCATAAATTGCAAGGAAACTGTGGACCTGATTCTCTGTCCTGGCTTGTGGTTATCAAAAGGTGCTATGGAGACTGATTGATACCTTTTTCCTTACTAAATTCTAACTGCAGTTCTTCCTCTGGGACAGTCTCTTTATGCAAACACGTTTCTGAAATGAAGGAGGAACTGGTATGATTGCAGTGATCCAAACCATCTGTGAAGCACCTGTGAGTAGATCCCCCTGCAGACAATAGTTTAAGTGTACCTTTAAAGGGGGTGCTCTTTAAATACTCACATTAACACTTTCACCTGGGGATCACCTGTCTTGGGTTAGGATATTTTGGctacaaaacccccaaaactcacACTACCCAAAGCACAGGTCTGCTGGTTTCTAGAGAACTCCTCCTTTTTGGTATGCAGCTGAAGTGTTCACATAAGGTAAGTGTTTTCTCTGGCCATTTTAATAGAATGTCAATTAATGGATTGCCATTGTTCCCCTATGCAAAAGAATGATTAATGGAAGCcaaaaactcctttttttttccttgaaagaagTTAATGTTAGTATGCAATGAGATTACAGACCTCATTAGGAAAGGTTTTTGTTGGGCTTCCCACTTTCCCTTTGTGTTTAGATTTTCAACATACTCTTACAAATATTGCCTGTTATTTAATtagcaaacaataaaaaaggtGTTTAATGATATGTGTGGCACACTGCATAGCTTATGCAAATAGCTAATGACCTGGCATCTTAGAGGTAAATAACCCCCAATAAACTTTCACTGAGGTAATAACCCTTCAATAAACTTTGAAATCCATAGTTTATTGTAGAGATAAGTAACTTTGATGACATAAAACCTGTATTATTGAATTCagcttatttattttcctagtTAACTCAGACAACCTTGAAGCAAACTCCATGAATTTCCCCCTTCTGACTGGCCCTAGGGACCAGGACTCAGTGCTTCTTGGTGAAGTTTAAGCAGCCATTACTGTGAATAAggacagctttttctttctcactttttgtactattatttttcatttcatattttgCTATGTGCAACCAAGGGGACAATTTCCTTCCCTCTTGTTTAGCCTTCTGCTGCCCTTTTATGTCAAATCTGATACTTTTCAGCACAAGGTGAGCCAATTCAGGTCATTGATCTGCTGGGAAACTTCTTCAGTGCAgactttctttccccctccagGTAAATTCCCTTTGCTGCTAGGTGAGCTGTGGCCAGCTCTAATGCAGCACAAGCCCTGGATGTCCAAGcagggtgggagggagcagaTCCCTCCAGTTTAGCGCTGGTCAGACCTcccaggaagctgctgcagttGAAACTTGAGCCGGTGGATTGGAGGTGgcccccagccagggctgccttTCTGCTTGCCCACTGCTCCCATGACTAGCCTTAGAACTCATGGGACCAAGTGAAGAGCTGCTtcagggagctggcaggggtGCAAATTAACTGATTTATGCCTAGGGTATATTTTGACACTCGCTAGACTTTAGCATTTGGATAAATTAGAGGGTTTTTACACTTCTGTAACAGAGCTACTGTTTCAAACTGGTGCCTTAGGATTTTTTTAGAAGTTGCTTCACAGCTGTAAACACTGTAGAACATTTTTTGGAAGCTTCTTTATGCGATGGCAACTGCCTGGGAAAAGTAGGAGAAATTAGTATACCCTCTTAGCTAGGGTCATAGCCAGTCTTTCCAAAGCATTGCTGAACTTCCATAACTAATTCCAGTTTCCTGCTCGTAAGAGTGTGTAGCAGTTTTGTGCTATGGCCCTGCAATTGGCTTTCTGAAGAAGTTTTTTTGTGtaaccttttcttcttcagttaCGTCTCTGACTTTCTCACATGGGAAGTGGTATTAGGTCTGTAACTTCAGTAGGGAATtgtcagcagcagcctggagagctGAAACCCTCAGATTTATTGATCATGAATGTAATGTTTTGAAGGACCTTTGTCTGCTTCATTATTCAGGGctaatttgtttaaaaacttgCAAAATTTTCACACAATAAATACTTGGTTTGCTCACCAGCTTTTGCACAATATATTGTTTTTCTAAGCTACTCCTTTGAGATAAACATTTTCCACTGTTCTCCAGCTACACGTTTCTCACGAAGGTTTTCAGCTCAAGGCTTTGCAGGGGTTGCCACAAGGCAAAGATATCTTGCTGTGATCCACGAGATGTCACCAGAGAGTAACAAGTAACTGGAAGCTTGTGTTACATTTGGATTCGGGCTCAATGTACAGGTAATTAAGAGAAAGGTAGGTGGACAGAGAGCATGGGAAAGCCCAGCACTCCTCATGCTGGCTGGCATAGGATGCTTCAGgctgcagcattttctgtgcagacagcctcctctcttttttctgttttgttatgGTTTAATGGGAGACTTCACTGTACTGCTACAAGTCAGAATGCACCATTCCAGCCAGCTCAAGTGACAATAATCATACCACAAAACAGCACTTACCTAATTACTGATGAATGGCAGAGATGGGATTCAGACTGGATGACTTGTGGCGTCAGTGAACCTGTGTAACAGCTCAGCTGGGtttgttctttctttgtttGACCACCTGACCATTCCCATGGAAAGTCCCAGCTGGGTATTTTTCAAGATTGCTAAATTGAAGCCTTCAagcttcatttttcagtttcagatGTCTTTCTATCACATTTCAAATTAATAGCTGCTTCAGTTTCTATTGAAGTCGTATTTGCAGTTTTACCACAGTTTTTCTCTAAGGTTTTGATCAGATGGGACAGGTTGACCTGATCTAATTAATTGGTGCTGTTCCCTGTCTGCCTTATGTGCCCTTTTAGTTCCACTGCCTCCCTTGCTCCAGCTCTGATGCTCTTCTGATAGTTCAGTGATTCATTCAGCTCACTAAGCCAGcaaaaacctgtattttttgGGGTGAGTTCTCTGTTCAATCACTGAGTAGAACTGGCTTATTGAGGAGTCATATTAGTACCAATAGTAGGACTAATACAAAGAAAGGAAtcagaaaataataagcaaCAGCTTGATCTCCCTTCCCTACATGCCTACATctcaaatttttcttctgttccctTCCCACTTGGGAAAGAGTGTTAAGTGTCTATTAACCAGGCagaataatttttgtaaatgcAA
The window above is part of the Corvus hawaiiensis isolate bCorHaw1 chromosome 13, bCorHaw1.pri.cur, whole genome shotgun sequence genome. Proteins encoded here:
- the HDC gene encoding histidine decarboxylase isoform X1: MEPEEYRQRGKEMVDYICQYLSNVRERRVTPDVQPGYMRAQLPDSAPMDPDSWDNIFGDIEKIIMPGVVHWQSPHMHAYFPALTSWPSLLGDMLADAINCLGFTWASSPACTELEMNVMDWLAKMLGLPDKFLHHHPDSVGGGVLQSTVSESTLVALLAARKNKILEMKVSEPDTDESSLNSRLIAYASDQAHSSVEKAGLISLVKIKFLPVDENFSLRGETLKKAIAEDRKKGLVPVFVCATLGTTGVCAFDNLSELGPVCDAEGLWLHIDAAYAGTAFVCPEFRLFLDGIEYADSFTFNPSKWMMVHFDCTGFWVKDKYKLYQTFSVNPVYLRHANSGAAIDFMHWQIPLSRRFRSLKLWFVLRSFGVKKLQAHVRHGTETAKFFESLVKRDPLFEIPAKRHLGLVVFRLKGPNWLTEKLLKELSSSGRLFLIPATIHDKFIIRFTVTSQFTTREDILQDWSIIQHTAAQIISQNYGLHCINSGDGTGIPTTVVQPSSDAISNVPQLYLDGGKYKTPSRKTVVQPKKSSVSPSTRVISQQVKGQGHPLDNCFPEDVQDVTKRKLTSFLFSYLSVQGKKKTARSLSCTSVPMTGNLEQCNPKAAAADKESCANARVLSRLPEDMMMFKKGAFKKLIKFYSVPSFPECSIQCGLQLPCCPLQAIV
- the HDC gene encoding histidine decarboxylase isoform X2 gives rise to the protein MEPEEYRQRGKEMVDYICQYLSNVRERRVTPDVQPGYMRAQLPDSAPMDPDSWDNIFGDIEKIIMPGASSPACTELEMNVMDWLAKMLGLPDKFLHHHPDSVGGGVLQSTVSESTLVALLAARKNKILEMKVSEPDTDESSLNSRLIAYASDQAHSSVEKAGLISLVKIKFLPVDENFSLRGETLKKAIAEDRKKGLVPVFVCATLGTTGVCAFDNLSELGPVCDAEGLWLHIDAAYAGTAFVCPEFRLFLDGIEYADSFTFNPSKWMMVHFDCTGFWVKDKYKLYQTFSVNPVYLRHANSGAAIDFMHWQIPLSRRFRSLKLWFVLRSFGVKKLQAHVRHGTETAKFFESLVKRDPLFEIPAKRHLGLVVFRLKGPNWLTEKLLKELSSSGRLFLIPATIHDKFIIRFTVTSQFTTREDILQDWSIIQHTAAQIISQNYGLHCINSGDGTGIPTTVVQPSSDAISNVPQLYLDGGKYKTPSRKTVVQPKKSSVSPSTRVISQQVKGQGHPLDNCFPEDVQDVTKRKLTSFLFSYLSVQGKKKTARSLSCTSVPMTGNLEQCNPKAAAADKESCANARVLSRLPEDMMMFKKGAFKKLIKFYSVPSFPECSIQCGLQLPCCPLQAIV